Proteins encoded in a region of the Marinococcus sp. PL1-022 genome:
- a CDS encoding TIGR00730 family Rossman fold protein has protein sequence MKSIAVFCGSRLGSDPIYKDSAAALGKEIASSGRTLVYGGSNVGTMGRLADAALEAGGEVIGVIPDKLVEREIAHPSLSKLYKVSTMHERKAKMAELADGFIALPGGPGTLEEFFEMFTWAQIGVHQKPCALLNVHHYYDHLLQFFNHMEQEQFLPADHRDKIIVSDSPKELLQQLSEHPELEKKSYE, from the coding sequence ATATATAAAGATTCAGCAGCAGCTCTTGGCAAAGAGATAGCCTCCTCTGGTCGCACACTGGTCTACGGTGGATCCAATGTAGGAACGATGGGCCGCCTCGCAGATGCTGCGCTCGAAGCCGGCGGCGAAGTTATAGGCGTTATACCGGATAAACTCGTGGAACGGGAGATTGCCCATCCTTCCCTGAGTAAGCTTTATAAAGTATCTACGATGCATGAACGAAAAGCCAAAATGGCCGAACTGGCCGATGGATTCATAGCGCTGCCAGGCGGCCCGGGGACTCTTGAAGAGTTTTTTGAAATGTTTACATGGGCCCAGATCGGTGTGCACCAAAAACCGTGCGCACTTTTAAACGTTCACCATTATTATGATCACCTGCTTCAATTTTTCAATCATATGGAGCAGGAGCAGTTTCTCCCTGCCGACCACCGCGATAAAATTATTGTTTCCGACTCTCCGAAAGAGCTTCTTCAGCAGCTCAGCGAACATCCGGAGCTCGAAAAGAAGTCATACGAGTAA